A region from the Benincasa hispida cultivar B227 chromosome 8, ASM972705v1, whole genome shotgun sequence genome encodes:
- the LOC120083360 gene encoding oleosin GRP-17-like yields the protein MVQPDSSTCFSCKPSILNSQTSVLFFYVSSSLFPLKPTNPFLPTKIPNLISSSPSISMAESHQQQPQIPNQPSYDSPTTHPFRAILPQKHLSSSHLLAFLTLFPIAAALLFLAGISFIGTVVTLAITSPLFLIFSPVLVPAAVVIAFAVAGFLTSGAFGVTALSSLSWMANYLRRSRVPLNLDQAKQWVRETAAQAAQRTKEAGQAIQSKAQDGGKTDKVEVGPAQDGGKIEDVSPAQSGEKSEEIGPAQEGGTAQAQGTAKEDTAQEPVEAQESGKAQEGVKAQESGKAQESGKAQEGVKAQGGKARGGGKT from the coding sequence ATGGTCCAACCCGATTCATCGACATGTTTCTCATGCAAACCTTCAATCCTTAATTCTCAAACAAGTGTCCTCTTTTTCTACGTGTCCTCTTCACTCTTCCCcttaaaacccacaaaccctttTCTCCCCACCAAAATTCCCAATttaatttcttcttctccttcaatttCCATGGCGGAATCTCACCAGCAACAACCCCAAATTCCAAATCAGCCTAGTTATGACTCACCCACAACCCATCCTTTCCGAGCCATCCTTCCCCAAAAGCACCTTTCATCTTCCCATCTTTTGGCATTTCTTACTCTCTTCCCCATCGCCGCCGCCCTCCTTTTCCTTGCCGGAATCTCCTTCATCGGAACCGTCGTCACCTTGGCTATCACTTCTCCTCTGTTTCTCATTTTCAGCCCTGTTTTGGTCCCTGCTGCCGTCGTCATCGCCTTCGCCGTCGCGGGGTTTCTGACGTCGGGGGCTTTTGGGGTTACGGCCTTATCGTCGCTCTCATGGATGGCTAACTACTTGCGTAGATCGCGAGTTCCTCTTAACCTGGATCAGGCTAAGCAATGGGTTCGTGAAACAGCAGCCCAAGCGGCCCAAAGGACTAAAGAGGCCGGCCAGGCTATTCAGAGCAAGGCCCAAGATGGTGGGAAGACTGATAAAGTTGAAGTCGGCCCAGCCCAGGACGGGGGGAAGATTGAGGATGTGAGCCCGGCTCAGAGTGGAGAGAAGTCCGAGGAAATTGGCCCGGCCCAGGAAGGAGGAACGGCCCAAGCGCAAGGTACTGCAAAAGAGGATACGGCCCAAGAACCGGTTGAGGCCCAAGAAAGTGGGAAAGCCCAAGAAGGGGTTAAAGCCCAAGAAAGTGGGAAGGCCCAAGAAAGCGGGAAGGCCCAAGAAGGGGTGAAGGCCCAAGGAGGAAAGGCCCGAGGAGGAGGAAAGACATGA